The following proteins are co-located in the Besnoitia besnoiti strain Bb-Ger1 chromosome Unknown contig00007, whole genome shotgun sequence genome:
- a CDS encoding general transcription factor IIIC polypeptide 3 GTF3C3 (encoded by transcript BESB_075070), whose translation MEVAAFSVGPRSSSPSARLQARAGLRPLPARARKGRRRNASEEVRSCVANSGEEAEKAGTRDEESLEDLEDDYEDEGEGDEDDSEHEEDEEEEEGQQSRGRTKGKNGARSARRVASGGSRRRRGKQPTREDDPEMNIEDDDDLFGGAFTSEPEDFNDSDWLQEEDTDDIRSESSIAESEMEDYFMRDEEDGDDAPAASSQGARRTKGRRKRARAEPFSGAKSQRKRRRKRTAATPSEMPAALKKLMGEATDLYLNGEFDRAVQVLEDIVRQAPGLHDPFHLLGLIYEEAYGDKRRAVDFYLLAAHLVVPGDPELWRYIGSMSLQLNNLPQAIYCFRRCLRSANNARLSAACSAGFHPGVHLLPRLGAGDTDQGGSEEDDDKDDAGPRKKERKRRRKGGKHASMEEEVAFSLASCYQQTGDHSRAVSLLYALLSLRPRDFLLSREIARSLHHLRRAVEARDILEAAVLPLLPAQLRDQIAHQAAEPPPVAAASSASFATPVEQVGSTAADAKTREPQHAREERSQGDAQPATSGGGAGDGLQRAEGVADTDELLPLHWEGRMTLDPLQLDCVNLLAEVYRHLHDHRRCFLLLRFVTRGWLASQLPVDLLVKRAAAELFVGAKTHSADVAESLLRTAAARGSSHVGASPSGALAAASLSSPSSPSDSASGDPEKDAAGDARSAACAEKTPQDGAISAEYVDLFLTLADAWEHAGELRRSLELYKAVQKLPEVATDTSVALQTANCLVKLGELKGAAEFLQGWLARSEARRQQTAGVRDAEVRLLLCDVLKQLGQDLEADYTLLTISYKHLREKDRLPRAWSNADRERDLFDLRSQLEALLSRPSTPGCLVSLSFPTPGGLPHAPSSVSSAANPLSSLAAASASASLSPSSVSSSWASVAHASSLDPPSSSAALPGTVASAASDDANAHAVSSRFLALVQECELDACRVLRQACRKRVEMAQDPDAERFFSPSLPLGLAQESYRALASPKAADAGGSAGSALSADEERLEGEGAKDEAGNAQGFFSLLNMNKRGGLGGGGAASNGSRVKDPHKALQHYKIKQHLGLRSIEDFIGLRGYFDFLCSGMELLRRQGRYEEAVSLLESVLGNWRQKRPDGNDAQKRQIKEALEILSISLSVEGRLSRTALASLRHLLQRRAGSKRYRKTWKALLEVYGRLLFTGSLAQQAYNALAAAKEKDLLLENRSWAIRQLLQRPHNDALTLVVGHFCMLSSRWRFAVAEYTRAHCLRPWDALPCLCLAVAYLCLSTSNKIQNKHDSVLRGFAILGRYCQLRRGSSTEVEACSEASTTSSEARRVFTAETVFNLARAYHHVNLLHLAVPLYIKCLHLLDTQPEEGERGTPSRMFSMFSGKSPSRTPQSENESPSGGASGSRSGDVPPPDADATNECQDAWRLDKSQIQKCAALNLIAIWRNQRGLAQARAVASRYLVWDE comes from the exons ATGGaagtcgccgccttctctgtggggcctcgctcgtcgtcgccttccgctcgcctccaggcgcgcgcagggctgcggccgctccccgcgcgcgcgcggaagggaCGCAGAAGGAACGCGAGCGAAGAGGTCCGTTCGTGCGTCGCGAACTCGGGAGAAGAGGCCGAGAAGGCGGGaacgcgcgacgaggagtcTCTCGAAGACCTCGAAGACGACtacgaagacgaaggcgagggggATGAAGACGACAGTGAGCACGAAGAagatgaggaggaagaagaggggcAGCAGAGCAGGGGCCGAACAAAGGGGAAAAATGGCGCTcgaagcgcgcggagagtcgCCAGCGGGGgctcgcgacggcgcagaggcaagcAGCCGACCAGAGAGGACGACCCGGAGATGAACATCGAAGACGACGATGACTTGTTCGGTGGAGCCTTCACCTCGGAACCCGAGGACTTCAACGACTCCGACTGGCTACAGGAAGAAGA CACGGATGATATTCGGTCAGAGAGTTCGATTGCGGAGAGCGAGATGGAGGACTATTTCatgagagacgaagaggacggagacgaTGCGCCGGCTGCATCGAGCCaaggcgcgagaaggacgaaggggagaagaaagcgagccCGCGCGGAGC CCTTCAGCGGGGCGAAGTCGCAGCGCAAGCGACGGCGCAAGCgaacagcggcgacgccgagcgagatGCCTGCCGCG ctgaagaagctTATGGGAGAAGCGACGGATTTGTATCTGAACGGAGAATTCGATCGCGCAGTTCAGGTCCTCGAAGACATCGTCAGACAAGCGCCAGGGCTCCACGACCCCTTCCACTTGCTG GGTTTGATTTACGAGGAGGCGTACGGCGACAAGCGCCGCGCAGTCGATTTTTACCTTCTGGCGGCGCATTTGGTGGTGCCGGGAGATCCTGAGCTCTGGCGCTACATCGGCTCGATGTCGCTGCAGCTGAACAATCTCCCGCAGGCGATATATTGCTTCCGCAGGTGTCTGCGAAGCGCCAACaacgcgcggctctccgccgcatgcagcgcaggCTTCCATCCTGGAGTGCACctgctccctcgcctcgGGGCGGGCGACACCGAccagggcggcagcgaggaggacgacgacaaGGACGACGCCGGTCCTcgaaagaaggagagaaaacgacgcaGGAAGGGAGGAAAACACGCATCGATGGAGGAGGAagtcgccttctcgctcgcctcctgctACCAACAGACG GGGGATCATTCGCGAGCCGTTTCGCTCTTGTACGCGCTCCTGTCGCTCCGCCCCCGGGACTTCCTCCTTTCTCGCGAGATTGCTCGGAGTCTTCACcaccttcgccgcgcggtgGAGGCACGCGACATCTTGGAGGCAGCTGTCCTTCCCCTTCTGCCCGCTCAACTCCGCGACCAAATCGCGCACCAGGCTGCGGAGCCCCCGCccgtcgctgcagcctcctcggcgaGCTTCGCGACACCAGTGGAGCAGGTGGGATCaacggcggcagacgcgaagacgcgagagcctcagcacgcgcgcgaggagagaagccagggcgacgcgcagcccgcgacgagcggcggcggcgcgggcgacgggctgcagcgcgccgaagGAGTGGCAGACACGGATgagcttcttcctcttcactGGGAAGGCCGGATGACGCTCGATCCGCTTCAACTCGACTGCGTCAATCTGCTCGCGGAAGTGTACAGACACCTCCACGATCACCGCCggtgctttcttctcctccgcttcgtcaCCCGGGGCTGGCTTGCCTCGCAGTTGCCGGTGGATCTGCTTGTcaagcgcgccgcggctgagcTGTTTGTCGGCGCG AAAACGCATTCGGCTGACGTTGCGGAGTCGCTCCTCCGCACGGCTGCGGCTCGTGGGAGCTCCCATGTCGGGGCGAGTCCCTCGGGTGCGCTAGCAGCCGCGTCTTTGTCCTCTCCTTCATCCCCGTCTGACTCCGCCTCTGGCGACCCTGAGAAAGAcgcagctggcgacgcgcggagcgccgcatgcgcggagaaaacgccTCAAGACGGGGCGATCAGCGCCGAGTACGTCGATCTCTTCTTGACGCTCGCGGATGCCTGGGAGCACGCGGGCGAGTTGCGGCGGTCCCTCGAGCTTTACAAGGCGGTTCAAAAGCTCCCCGAGGTCGCCACCGACACTTCG GTGGCGCTCCAGACGGCGAACTGTCTCGTTAAACTCGGCGAGCTGAAGGGAGCGGCCGAATTCCTTCAAGG CTGGCTCGCACGGAGCGAGGCTCGAAGGCAGCAGACTGCCGgcgtgcgcgacgccgaagtgcgcctcctcctctgcgacgTGCTGAAGCAGCTCGGGCAGGACTTGGAAGCGGACTACACGCTCCTTACGATCTCGTACAAGCACTTgcgagaaaaagacagaCTGCCCAG AGCGTGGAGCAACGCGGATCGCGAGCGAGATCTGTTCGACCTGCGAAGTCAACTTGAGGCGCTTCTGTCGCGTCCGTCTACGCCGGGCTGTCTTGTCTCGCTCTCGTTTCCAACCCCAGGCGGTTTGCCGCATGCTCCCTCGTCGGTTTCGTCGGCCGCAAACCCCCTTAGCagtctcgccgctgcctcggcgtctgcctccttgtctccctcttctgtctcttcttcctgggCGTCGGTGGCGCATGCGTCCTCCCTTGACCCGCCGTCGTCTAGCGCCGCGCTCCCTGGAACTGTCGCGTCGGCTGCATCGGACGACGCGAACGCACACGCAGTATCTTCGCGGTTTCTGGCGCTCGTTCAGGAGTGCGAGTTGGACGCCtgccgcgtgctgcgccaGGCGTGCCGGAAGCGTGTCGAAATGGCTCAGGACCCCGACGCCGAGCGGtttttctcgccgtcgctgccgcttggCCTCGCGCAAGAAAGTTACAGGGCCCTCGCGAGCCCGAAAGCCGCGGATGCAGGCGgctccgcaggcagcgcgctgtcggcggacgaggagaggcttgagggcgagggcgccaaAGACGAGGCGGGGAACGCCCAGGGgttcttctcgctgctcaACATGAACAAGAGAGGCGGGctaggcggcggcggtgccgcCAGCAACGGCAGTCGCGTGAAAGATCCACACAAAGCGCTGCAACACTACAAAATCAAACAGCACCTGGGCCTGCGCTCCATCGAGGATTTCATAG gcctgcgcggctACTTCGACTTCTTATGCAGCGGCATGGAGTTGTTGAGAAGGCAGGGACGGTACGAGGAAGCGGTGTCTCTCCTCGAATCTGTTCTCGGCAACTGGCGACAGAAACGCCCCGACGGCAACGACGCACAGAAACGGCAGATTAAGGAGGCGCTCGAAATCCTCTCTATCT cGCTCAGTGTGGAGGGCCGATTGAGCCGGACCGCTctggcctctctgcgtcacttgctgcagcgacgcgcagggagCAAGAGGTACCGCAAAACCTGGAAGGCGTTGCTGGAGGTGTATGGGCGATTGCTGTTTACGGGCTCGCTCGCCCAGCAGGCATACAACGCGCTTGCGGCAGCCAAAGAGAAAGATCTTCTTCTCGAAAACAG GTCGTGGGCGATTCGGCAGttgctgcagaggcctcaCAACGACGCGCTGACTCTGGTCGTCGGGCATTTCTGCATGCTCTCTTCGCGTTGGCGCTTCGCAGTGGCTGAATACACGCGAGCTCATTGCTTGAGGCCCTGGGATGCGCTCCCCTGTCTCTGCTTGGCCGTGGCGTACCTTTGTCTCTCGACGTCCAACAAGATTCAG AACAAGCACGACAGCGTTCTTCGAGGCTTCGCCATTCTGGGGCGCTACTGTCAGCTGAGGAGAGGCTCCTCCACAGAGGTGGAGGCGTGCAGTGAGGCGAGCACAACCTCAAGCGAGGCTCGTAGAGTCTTCACGGCTGAGACGGTTTTCAATCTGGCCAG GGCCTACCATCACGTCAACCTTCTACACCTCGCAGTGCCGCTATACATCAAATGCCTCCACCTGCTCGATACTCAGCctgaagaaggagagcgcGGAACGCCCTCAAGAATGTTTTCGATGTTTTCTGGGAAAAGCCCAtcgcgcacgccgcagagTGAAAATGAAAGTCCGAGTGGCGGCGCTTCGGGCAGCCGCTCAGGCGACGTCCCGCCCCCCGACGCCGATGCTACGAACGAGTGTCAGGACGCGTGGCGCCTCGATAAGTCGCAAATTCAGAAG TGTGCAGCGCTGAATCTCATCGCAATCTGGAGGAATCAACGCGGTCTCGCACAAGCCCGAGCGGTCGCCAGCCGATATCTGGTATGGGATGAGTAG
- a CDS encoding bradyzoite rhoptry protein BRP1 (encoded by transcript BESB_075080), which translates to MEGSSIGLKKSPFLKFRSQKRRPLYWLLGVTAALIILTCGVPTTSLSLAASKSDIKDLKNVTKQLKKETKKTRKKKEKFEKKRSKFERASSRQRDKARKKMEEAQVKFRDCQERLRGLVEKTQAIMGRLRSGTSQLSMKDQREAEKQLRKSDEQLGRARHLLNF; encoded by the coding sequence ATGGAGGGAAGCAGTATAGGACTGAAAAAGTCGCCGTTCTTGAAGTTTCGGtcgcagaagcggcggccgctgtaTTGGCTGCTTGGCGTCACGGCGGCGTTGATCATTCTCACATGCGGGGTGCCGACcacgtcgctctcgctggctGCCAGCAAATCAGATATAAAGGACCTGAAGAATGTCACCAAGCAGTTGAAAAAAGAGACAAAGAAGACTCGaaaaaagaaggagaagTTCGAGAAGAAACGGTCCAAATTCGAAAGAGCTTCATCTCGACAGAGAGATAAAGCAAGGAAAAAGATGGAGGAAGCCCAGGTGAAATTCCGGGATTGTCAAGAGCGGTTGCGGGGGCTAGTTGAGAAGACGCAAGCAATTATGGGTCGTCTGAGGAGCGGCACTTCTCAGCTCTCCATGAAAGACCAAagggaagcggagaagcagtTGAGAAAATCCGATGAACAGCTCGGGAGGGCGCGCCACCTTCTGAACTTCTAG
- a CDS encoding uncharacterized protein (encoded by transcript BESB_075090) codes for METHRIQSAAPLEPQCALGAPSPQARRPRRRPLPALLAVVTALVICLVCIETPGVEAGFWRELDRIEDDLEDKTKSMKKYWKKVKRYHKRSERSTKAASKLERYADLLTQKMLRVKEVMFNLRSRLDRAREEADRSSGRKRRKREKKIRDAEEEIEDTKKEWRRAEEVLRDVGRDAPALDDSASDGVHGRDEYRD; via the coding sequence ATGGAAACTCATCGAATCCAATCTGCGGCTCCTTTGGAGCCGCAGTGTGCCTTGGGAGCGCCGTCTCCGCaggcccgccgcccgcgacgccggccgctgcccgcgctgcTCGCTGTCGTGACTGCCCTCGTGATTTGCCTCGTCTGCATTGAAACGCCTGGCGTCGAGGCGGGCTTTTGGAGGGAACTAGATCGTATCGAAGATGATCTGGAGGACAAAACGAAAAGCATGAAGAAGTACTGGAAGAAAGTGAAGAGATACCACAAGAGAAGTGAGCGGAGCACCAAAGCAGCGAGCAAACTTGAGAGATACGCGGACTTATTGACCCAAAAAATGTTACGCGTCAAGGAAGTCATGTTTAATCTTAGGTCCCGACTGGATCgtgcgcgagaagaggcggatAGGTCGTCGGGTCgcaagaggagaaagagagagaaaaaaatcAGGGATGCGGAGGAAGAAATCGAGGATACGAAGAAGGAGTGGCGGAGAGCAGAAGAAGTCCTGAGAGACGTCGGACGAGATGCACCAGCTCTTGACGATTCTGCCAGTGATGGCGTACACGGCAGGGATGAATACAGGGACTGA
- a CDS encoding uncharacterized protein (encoded by transcript BESB_075100) has protein sequence METRRSASRCGVRHGASRGPSPVKAAGLCPSILVSEWLAHKLIRRYLEGFSEQTWPSVVKWTFILGVLSLRNSDVPLHSLSVDDLIDIVNQNGYCSLTPAQRLAPLQWAGPPECAFPGAAPVSTALPPQGRGSPGEYSAAELPAAAVSARAACGLSTKRKTVTFSQISPAARGGASREWLARKPSSDWRNGESSAFATPREASPTFPPKRSTPGAPEAYPSWGADWSPPLGGVAYSAAAFGASPLSHAAIASLGDPDEKENVSSRSDPRGAACGFDGESLDPRVSSSRGGEDRGLADASAPTPEFGRCARVGSGLRPLGACRLLSPRVSREGVSAAYSSKLGGRGALAEGARLPPRGLWVTPKAVISRAPRAACSLGVPTQRASPLRASALRRATPAAGARGSAGRLEGAAARGRWLGTAALLKQRNLHVSLPAASPRPPIDGFQAFRPAQEASWVCTLRPSSHKHLPPPAASSSRPPLAAESLSRRRERRARDADTERRAAAGLSWLGGSCAEDGQGDDALADGESDSPWTLGWGGYDEDEAASLAGGPERGEEAENRRGGTTRAAAPVGGAIAQAVRRARAAAVPSDTRAALRDEGGEDALLAKSAVLPCSYFQAAFAAYSETPGVRTPHRRGDAGPKKAACSWEIDVHGKAKPLQRGGFLSGSVRQKTDSQAPPASEPSAAFSVLHHPSLLEASSAISVSPPSPPALAGEAGGLYAEGSLLCERRASVGSETLSSLSLDRIPFSPSGRSPPRLTAADVSFANLPVRPRREESPRGAEETVGGAADGQRGSLAACKAIPGARQVPRDSELPLSASFVSSESSFRSERMAAEKGDGEGDDAASPALGEEDTLAIKDLLEMYWGDTERACAESGAKSEQETHAHFFEDETQEATCVGSTPALF, from the exons ATGGAGACACGGCGGAGtgcgagccgctgcggcgttcgTCACGGAGCGtcgcgcgggccttcgcccGTGAAGGCTGCGGGGCTCTGCCCTAGCATCCTCGTCTCTGAGTGGCTGGCGCACAAGCTCATTCGAAG GTACCTAGAAGGCTTCTCCGAGCAGACGTGGCCTTCTGTCGTCAAGTG GACGTTTATCCTCGGCGTCTTGTCGCTTCGGAACTCCGACGTTCCTCTCCACAGTCTCTCGGTTGATGACCTGATTGACATTGTGAATC AGAACGGCTACTGCAGCCtcacgccggcgcagcgcctcgcgccacTGCAGTGGGCAGGCCCACCCGAGTGCGCCTTcccaggcgcggcgcccgtttCCACGGCTTTGCCTCCACAGGGGCGTGGTTCGCCCGGCGAGTACTCCGCAGCTGAgctccccgcggcggccgtctcggcgcgggcggcctgTGGACTCTCTACCAAGAGGAAAACAGTGACTTTCTCGCAGATCTCGCCAgctgcacgcggaggcgcctctcGAGAGTGGCTTGCAAGAAAACCGAGCAGCGACTGGAGGAATGGAGAGTCTTCTGCCTTCGCgactccgcgcgaggcgtcgcctAC GTTTCCGCCAAAGCGCTCGACGCCTGGGGCTCCAGAGGCCTATCCGTCGTGGGGGGCGGACTGGTCCCCGCCGCTGGGCGGCGTGGCGTATTCCGCTGCGGctttcggcgcctcgccgctttcTCACGCCGCCATTGCGTCCCTCGGCGACCCAGATGAGAAGGAGAACGTCTCGTCTCGCAGCGAcccgcgcggggcggcgtGTGGCTTCGACGGCGAATCGCTCGACCCGCGGGTGTCTTCCTCCCGTGgaggagaagacagaggcctcgcggacgcctcggcgccgacgccagaGTTCGGTCGGTGTGCGCGTGTGGGGAGCGGCTTGAGGCCGCTGGGCGCTTgccgcctcctgtctcctcgagtctctcgcgaaggtgtctccgccgcctaCTCCTCGAAGCtgggagggcgaggcgcgcttgcagaaggcgcgcgcctgccgccgcgaggcctttGGGTCACGCCGAAGGCCGTCATCTCGCGCGCACCTCGCGCTGCGTGTTCGCTCGGGGTCCCCACGCAGAGagcctcgcctcttcgggCCTCGGCtttgcggcgcgcgacgcccgccgcaggggcgcgcGGGTCTGCTGGGAggctcgagggcgcggcggcgcgggggaggTGGCTGGGCACGGCGGCTCTGTTGAAGCAGCGAAATCTGCACGTGTCGCTGCCAGCCGCATCCCCGCGTCCCCCCATTGACGGCTTCCAAGCCTTCCGCCCTGCCCAGGAAGCGAGCTGGGTCTGCACGCTTCGCCCCAGCTCGCACAAgcacctgccgccgcccgccgcatcctcctcgcgcccgccgctggccgcagagagcctcAGCCGAAGGCGggaaagacgcgcgcgagacgccgacacagagcggcgcgccgcggcgggcctgTCGTGGTTGGGTGGCAGTTGCGCGGAAGACGgccagggcgacgacgcgctcgcTGACGGAGAGAGTGACTCTCCGTGGACGCTCGGCTGGGGCGGatacgacgaagacgaagcggcctcgctcgcgggaGGAccggagcgaggcgaggaagcagaaaaccggcgaggaggaacgacccgggctgccgcgcctgtcggcggcgcgaTCGCTCAGGCGGttcggagggcgcgcgctgcggcagtcCCGTCTGACACGAGagcagcgctgcgcgacgagggaggcgaggacgcgttGCTGGCGAAATCCGCAGTCTTGCCTTGCTCGTATTTCCAagcggcgttcgccgcgtACTCGGAGACGccaggtgtacgtacaccgcatcgccgcggagacgccgggcCAAAGAAGGCGGCGTGCAGCTGGGAGATCGACGTTCACgggaaggcgaagccgctgcagcgcggggGGTTTCTGTCGGGCTCTGTAAGGCAGAAGACGGATtcccaggcgccgcccgccagcgaGCCGTCCGCAGCTTTCTCTGTGCTGCACCATCCGAGCTTGTTGGAAGCTTCGTCGGCGATCTCCGTCTCTCccccttcgccgcccgcgctggcTGGCGAGGCTGGAGGTCTCTACGCAGAGGGATCGCTCCTctgcgagaggcgggcgagtgTGGGTAGTGAGACGCTTTCGTCGCTATCGCTGGATAGAATCCCCTTCTCGCCCagcggccgctcgcctccgcgcctcacTGCGGCAGACGTCTCCTTCGCGAACTTGCCTGTGCGtccgcggcgagaagaaagcccccgcggcgcagaggagactgtgggcggcgcggcggacggccAGAGAGGGAGTCTCGCGGCCTGCAAGGCCAttccaggcgcgcggcaggtgCCGCGCGACTCCGAGCTGCCGTTGAGTGCGAGCTTCGTGAGCAGCGAGAGCTCCTTCAGGAGTGAGCGgatggcggcggagaagggcgacggcgaaggcgacgacgctgcgAGCCCGGCACTgggagaggaagacacgCTGGCGATCAAAGACCTCCTGGAGATGTACTGGGGCGATACAGAGCGggcgtgcgcagagagcggagcAAAAAGCGAGCAGGAAACTCACGCGCACTTCTTCGAAGACGAGACGCAGGAAGCGACTTGCGTCGGCAGCACCCCAGCCCTCTTCTag